The following are from one region of the Paenibacillus sabinae T27 genome:
- a CDS encoding ABC transporter permease: MKWIISVHQRLLSFYLFFLVLIVWELAPRLGLVSNVFVPPFSRIVETGIELGLTNIFLYISISLKRVFVGFVLATVLALPLGFILAGAMPKLAAFLQPLTKFLSSIPPFILFPVFVIIVGIGEGGIYTVIFWSSFWPILFTTIAGIQNVDPLLIRSAKSMNASKLVIFTQVILPGASPTLITGLRTGLTMSFFMLIGSESMGADSGMGWMIHNAQSMGFVERIYLGAIMVAGVGLVLNYVLEYLESAVLHWRQAPESSNKAAA; this comes from the coding sequence ATGAAATGGATCATTTCGGTTCATCAGAGATTGTTAAGCTTTTATCTTTTTTTCCTGGTGCTGATCGTTTGGGAGCTTGCGCCGAGGCTGGGACTCGTTAGCAACGTATTTGTCCCGCCCTTCTCCCGGATTGTGGAGACCGGAATCGAACTGGGACTGACGAACATTTTTCTCTACATATCCATTAGCCTGAAAAGAGTGTTTGTCGGCTTTGTCCTGGCTACCGTTTTGGCCCTGCCGCTTGGCTTTATTCTGGCCGGAGCCATGCCGAAGCTGGCCGCATTTCTCCAACCTCTGACCAAATTTCTCTCCAGCATCCCGCCGTTTATTCTATTTCCGGTCTTCGTTATCATTGTAGGAATCGGCGAGGGAGGCATTTATACGGTCATCTTCTGGTCGTCGTTCTGGCCGATATTGTTCACGACCATAGCCGGAATTCAGAATGTCGATCCGCTGCTGATCCGGTCGGCCAAATCCATGAATGCGAGCAAGCTGGTGATCTTCACACAGGTCATCCTGCCCGGCGCCTCGCCGACATTGATCACCGGACTCCGTACCGGACTGACCATGAGCTTCTTCATGCTGATCGGTTCGGAGAGCATGGGCGCCGATTCGGGTATGGGTTGGATGATCCACAATGCCCAAAGCATGGGGTTTGTCGAGCGCATTTACCTTGGTGCCATTATGGTTGCAGGCGTCGGTCTGGTGCTCAATTATGTGCTTGAATACCTAGAGAGTGCAGTGCTGCATTGGAGGCAGGCCCCCGAATCAAGCAATAAAGCCGCGGCCTAG
- a CDS encoding ABC transporter permease: MNSTAVKLKKIGIGSIPILLFFIFWEIGARTIPKGVISPPSDAILAIFRSVFSGLLLEQTLISLYRVLLGFLLSLIIGIPLGFLLGTFFSSAEKALLPFLRTCEKLNPFAIIPIFMIFFGIGTSEKVVVIFWSALWPVLFNTMSGAKDIDYNLLRAARSMGATRRELFTKVVLPFTAPNIFIGIEFAAQLSFFMIIASEVIGASTGLGWYYINSTARYDLPLMYGIVLFITVLGIIINLLFARLKKRFLVWKEASQLH, translated from the coding sequence ATGAATTCTACCGCAGTCAAGCTTAAAAAAATCGGCATCGGCAGTATTCCGATCCTGTTGTTCTTCATCTTCTGGGAGATCGGCGCCCGAACCATTCCGAAGGGCGTCATCTCGCCTCCCAGCGACGCGATTCTAGCCATCTTCCGCTCGGTATTCTCCGGCTTGCTGCTGGAGCAGACACTAATCAGCCTGTACCGGGTGCTGCTCGGGTTCTTGCTCTCGCTCATTATCGGTATTCCGCTCGGATTTTTGCTCGGCACCTTTTTTAGTTCGGCGGAAAAAGCGTTGCTGCCTTTCTTGCGCACCTGCGAGAAGCTGAACCCTTTCGCGATCATTCCGATTTTCATGATCTTCTTCGGAATCGGAACTTCGGAGAAGGTGGTCGTCATCTTCTGGTCTGCGCTCTGGCCCGTACTGTTTAATACGATGTCCGGAGCCAAGGATATCGATTACAACCTGCTGCGGGCGGCACGGTCCATGGGAGCTACGCGCAGAGAGCTGTTTACCAAGGTCGTCCTGCCGTTCACCGCACCCAATATTTTTATCGGTATTGAATTTGCCGCCCAGTTATCGTTCTTCATGATTATCGCATCTGAAGTAATCGGCGCCAGCACGGGACTCGGATGGTATTACATCAACTCTACCGCCCGCTATGATCTGCCGCTCATGTACGGCATCGTCCTGTTCATCACCGTGCTGGGCATTATCATCAACCTGTTGTTCGCCAGACTGAAAAAGCGATTCTTGGTATGGAAAGAAGCGTCACAGCTTCACTAA
- a CDS encoding 50S ribosomal protein L25 — translation MSETVRLIERAGKPAAQRRQGLVPVVIYGAGSESLSLSADAKTVDGILSKNPRAVLKAELPASGTKDVIINEVQREPLSKKLLHIDFHVIDLKAELDTKVALHFTGTPAGVKSGGVQTVELHELEIRTLPDKLESVFEVDTSALEIGDHLLVSDLPKHEGWEVLTDPETLVVKILPPTVTEEPAAEETEAEGPAAVEEAAEGSEGKEA, via the coding sequence ATGAGTGAAACAGTACGTTTGATCGAAAGAGCCGGGAAGCCTGCCGCGCAGCGGAGACAAGGCCTCGTGCCTGTCGTTATCTACGGTGCGGGTTCGGAGTCTCTTTCCTTAAGCGCGGATGCAAAAACAGTAGACGGTATTCTGAGCAAAAATCCGCGGGCGGTTTTAAAAGCGGAACTGCCGGCATCCGGCACTAAAGATGTAATTATCAATGAAGTGCAGCGCGAGCCCTTGAGCAAGAAGCTGCTGCACATTGATTTTCATGTGATCGATTTGAAAGCTGAGCTGGATACCAAGGTAGCTCTGCATTTTACAGGTACACCGGCTGGCGTGAAGAGCGGAGGCGTGCAGACCGTCGAGCTGCATGAGCTTGAAATCCGTACACTACCCGATAAATTGGAATCCGTATTCGAAGTTGACACCAGCGCCTTAGAGATTGGCGATCATCTGCTGGTTTCCGATCTTCCAAAGCATGAGGGCTGGGAAGTATTGACGGACCCCGAAACCCTGGTCGTCAAGATTCTGCCGCCGACCGTAACGGAAGAGCCTGCCGCCGAGGAGACGGAAGCGGAAGGTCCCGCAGCCGTGGAAGAAGCGGCCGAGGGTTCGGAAGGCAAGGAAGCCTGA
- a CDS encoding GNAT family N-acetyltransferase, which yields MTQIQTGESRFYIAGEGKDLAEITYRLEENSGDLVIDHTFVSEDLRGQGAGEQLVRAVVDKAREEQLKIVPECSYAAHQFKKHAEYSDVLSENAPRG from the coding sequence ATGACGCAAATTCAAACCGGAGAAAGCCGATTTTATATTGCCGGCGAAGGTAAGGACCTGGCCGAAATTACATACAGATTGGAAGAGAACAGCGGGGATTTGGTCATTGACCATACCTTTGTTTCGGAAGATCTGCGCGGTCAGGGAGCCGGAGAACAGTTGGTACGGGCGGTAGTGGACAAGGCCCGTGAGGAGCAGTTGAAGATTGTACCTGAGTGCTCATATGCGGCACATCAATTCAAAAAACACGCCGAATATTCGGATGTCCTGAGCGAAAACGCGCCCAGGGGATAA
- a CDS encoding GNAT family N-acetyltransferase, producing MTTHETLKQIEELQQRCEEYEDLSLKLNWESLRREPGGGGAEWFVTYEDELLVGFIGLYSFGSEIEVCGMVRPGYRRRGIFSSLWKRAQSYIARQGAHNVLLNAPAASKSAVGFLKTLPLAFDHAEYQMKWHEEKADERSAFENKILPDDHVILRPARADEVPLLVALDSAGFGMTPQDAANMYDEFVEEDSNEHIIIELEGQPAGKLRLWTEHHETWIYGFTVDEKLRGRGIGRSALLQTIQREKRSGNGVNLEVALDNPNALRLYESCGFVVTNKQDYLRYVG from the coding sequence TTGACGACACATGAAACACTGAAACAAATTGAAGAATTGCAGCAGCGCTGCGAGGAATATGAAGACCTTTCGCTGAAGCTCAACTGGGAATCCCTGCGCAGGGAACCCGGGGGCGGCGGCGCCGAATGGTTCGTTACCTACGAGGATGAGCTGCTGGTCGGATTTATCGGGCTGTACAGCTTCGGCAGCGAAATCGAAGTATGCGGCATGGTACGTCCGGGTTACCGGCGGCGCGGCATTTTCAGCTCGCTATGGAAACGGGCACAGAGCTATATCGCCCGCCAGGGAGCACATAACGTGCTGCTGAATGCGCCGGCGGCTTCCAAATCCGCTGTCGGCTTTCTGAAGACGCTGCCCCTCGCTTTCGATCATGCGGAATACCAGATGAAGTGGCACGAAGAGAAGGCCGATGAACGCTCAGCCTTTGAGAACAAGATTCTGCCGGATGACCATGTCATTCTCCGGCCCGCACGCGCCGATGAAGTCCCTCTGCTCGTCGCTCTCGACAGCGCAGGGTTCGGCATGACGCCCCAAGACGCTGCGAACATGTACGATGAATTCGTGGAGGAAGACAGCAACGAGCACATCATCATCGAGCTGGAAGGACAGCCGGCAGGAAAGCTGCGGCTGTGGACGGAGCATCACGAAACGTGGATTTACGGGTTTACCGTTGATGAGAAGCTGAGAGGCAGAGGCATCGGACGCAGCGCTCTCCTCCAGACCATCCAGCGGGAAAAGCGCAGCGGCAACGGAGTCAATCTCGAAGTCGCGCTGGATAATCCGAATGCGCTGAGGCTGTATGAGAGCTGCGGATTTGTTGTCACGAACAAGCAGGACTATTTACGTTATGTCGGCTAG
- a CDS encoding flavodoxin, whose amino-acid sequence MAKILVVYASMTGNTEEIAELIAEGIRQSGQEAVLKSVTSCSAFEIASYEGAVVGAYTWGDGELPDEFLDFYEELEETELSGHKTAVFGSGDTGFEIYCGAVDLIEEKLKERGAAIVQSSLKIEYGPTSAEKDECRKFGQRFAELCLAVS is encoded by the coding sequence ATGGCAAAAATTTTGGTGGTCTATGCGAGCATGACCGGCAATACCGAGGAAATCGCGGAGTTAATCGCGGAGGGAATCCGTCAATCGGGCCAAGAGGCGGTTCTGAAATCGGTCACCAGCTGCAGCGCCTTCGAAATCGCATCCTATGAAGGAGCGGTTGTGGGAGCTTACACCTGGGGAGACGGAGAACTGCCGGATGAATTCCTCGATTTCTATGAAGAGCTGGAGGAGACCGAGTTGTCCGGCCACAAAACTGCCGTGTTCGGAAGCGGTGACACCGGATTTGAGATATACTGCGGCGCGGTTGATTTGATAGAGGAAAAACTGAAGGAAAGAGGGGCCGCCATTGTGCAGTCAAGCTTGAAGATCGAGTACGGGCCGACTTCCGCGGAGAAAGACGAATGCCGTAAGTTCGGGCAGCGTTTTGCCGAGCTCTGCTTGGCGGTATCTTGA
- a CDS encoding GNAT family N-acetyltransferase, translated as MAILHAQKYELDSGMSVIIRSAVPDDAPAVLSIHRKVVEENDYVITAQNEFNKTSESYHDLICKVADHPSELFLAASVNDTVVGWLILYTPSLERRSHLREVGMMLTPAWRGQSIGKKLIAAILDWAGTCSAIEKICLEVFSSNENAIQLYRKLGFKEEGRRHKQIKLGMDHYADLILMYQMQPFEK; from the coding sequence ATGGCCATACTGCACGCGCAAAAATATGAATTGGACTCGGGAATGTCCGTGATAATCAGATCTGCTGTTCCAGATGATGCTCCCGCTGTCCTTTCTATTCATCGCAAGGTTGTTGAAGAGAATGACTATGTTATAACTGCACAAAATGAATTTAACAAGACGTCTGAAAGCTATCATGATTTAATCTGTAAGGTGGCCGATCATCCCAGTGAGCTTTTTTTAGCGGCTTCAGTAAATGATACCGTTGTCGGTTGGCTGATTCTCTACACTCCTTCGCTCGAAAGACGTTCTCACCTGCGTGAGGTCGGCATGATGTTGACACCCGCCTGGAGGGGACAAAGTATCGGGAAAAAGTTGATTGCAGCAATTCTGGATTGGGCTGGCACGTGCTCCGCTATTGAAAAAATTTGTCTCGAGGTGTTCTCTTCCAATGAAAATGCCATTCAGCTATACCGTAAACTAGGCTTTAAGGAGGAAGGGAGAAGACATAAACAGATCAAGCTTGGCATGGACCATTATGCCGACTTGATTCTGATGTATCAAATGCAGCCGTTTGAAAAATAA
- a CDS encoding class I SAM-dependent methyltransferase produces the protein MYMARDWKDYEIIDTGGGEKLERWGDIILRRPDPQIIWPLVSETAQWRNVHGHYHRSSSGGGQWEMKKSIPDSWSISYGKLKFHLRPTNFKHTGLFPEQAANWSWMMDKISGAGRKIQVLNLFAYTGGATVAAASAGASVVHVDAAKGMVQWAKENLQLSGLGERPVRFITDDVFKFVQREQRRGNKYDAIIMDPPSYGRGPGGEMWKLEQSLYPFLESCLSILSDNPLFLLINSYTTGISPTVLENMLSMTMKSRFGGKLSAGEIGLPITSSGLNLPCGILARWES, from the coding sequence ATGTACATGGCTCGGGACTGGAAAGATTATGAGATTATCGATACAGGAGGCGGAGAAAAGCTGGAACGCTGGGGAGATATCATTCTTCGGCGCCCGGACCCGCAAATTATATGGCCGCTTGTAAGCGAGACCGCGCAGTGGCGGAATGTCCACGGGCATTATCACCGCAGCTCATCGGGCGGAGGCCAGTGGGAAATGAAGAAGAGCATACCGGACAGTTGGAGCATTAGCTATGGCAAGCTTAAGTTCCATCTGCGTCCAACAAACTTCAAGCACACCGGGTTATTCCCGGAGCAGGCGGCCAACTGGAGCTGGATGATGGACAAGATTTCGGGTGCGGGACGCAAAATACAGGTGCTTAACCTGTTCGCATACACCGGTGGGGCCACCGTAGCGGCAGCCAGCGCGGGCGCATCTGTCGTGCACGTAGATGCCGCCAAGGGCATGGTCCAATGGGCAAAAGAAAACCTGCAGCTGTCCGGCCTTGGAGAACGTCCGGTCCGCTTCATCACCGACGATGTCTTCAAATTCGTGCAGCGCGAGCAGCGCCGGGGCAACAAGTATGACGCGATTATTATGGACCCTCCCTCCTACGGAAGAGGACCTGGCGGCGAAATGTGGAAGCTTGAGCAGAGCTTGTACCCGTTCCTGGAAAGCTGCTTGAGCATTCTGAGCGATAACCCGCTCTTCTTGCTCATCAATTCCTATACAACCGGCATTTCCCCAACTGTTCTGGAAAACATGCTGTCCATGACCATGAAATCCCGTTTCGGGGGCAAGCTTAGCGCCGGGGAAATCGGACTGCCGATCACCTCTTCCGGGCTGAATCTGCCTTGCGGTATTCTCGCCCGCTGGGAGTCTTAA
- a CDS encoding RluA family pseudouridine synthase, which produces MAQSVNGGREEGQPPASFDILFEDNHLLGIVKPVNIPVQEDATGDTDLLTLLKEDVKRRYNKPGNVFMGLVHRLDRPVGGAMIFAKTSKAASRLSESVRSRSFRKGYLTVVHGKLPAASGRLRDILLKNAKTNTVTVVREGTPGGKEAVLDYTVLGFAEGLSLVKVDLLTGRSHQIRVQLAHAGCPLYGDQKYGAAVNKPGQQIALWSSLVGFPHPVTKQEVELISLPPRQYPWDLWPEKLQEGALR; this is translated from the coding sequence ATGGCGCAGAGCGTGAATGGCGGCCGGGAGGAAGGACAGCCCCCGGCTTCTTTTGACATTTTATTTGAGGACAATCATCTCCTCGGAATCGTAAAACCGGTTAATATTCCCGTACAGGAGGATGCAACCGGCGACACCGACCTGCTGACCCTGCTGAAGGAGGATGTTAAACGGCGGTATAATAAGCCCGGCAACGTCTTTATGGGGCTGGTGCACCGGCTGGACCGGCCTGTCGGCGGGGCCATGATTTTCGCCAAGACCTCCAAGGCCGCCTCGCGGCTCTCGGAGAGCGTCCGCAGCCGGAGCTTTCGGAAAGGGTATTTGACCGTTGTCCACGGCAAGCTTCCCGCAGCAAGCGGTCGGCTGAGAGATATCCTGCTCAAGAACGCCAAGACGAACACGGTCACCGTAGTCCGGGAAGGCACACCGGGCGGCAAGGAAGCCGTGCTGGACTACACGGTACTGGGATTTGCCGAGGGTCTCAGCCTAGTGAAGGTGGACCTGCTGACCGGCCGGTCGCATCAGATCCGCGTACAGCTTGCCCATGCCGGCTGCCCATTGTACGGTGATCAGAAGTATGGAGCGGCCGTCAACAAGCCCGGTCAGCAAATCGCGCTGTGGTCCTCGCTTGTCGGCTTTCCGCATCCCGTGACCAAGCAGGAAGTCGAGCTGATTTCCCTGCCTCCTCGGCAATACCCATGGGACTTGTGGCCTGAGAAGCTGCAGGAGGGAGCGCTCCGGTAA
- a CDS encoding MarR family winged helix-turn-helix transcriptional regulator: MNSFEFSKIWHKILKDYKVHMDTKLAPTLTDAQLTVLELVQERGAAKPSDLAPHLATSPAAVTMLLDRMERGGLIIRDRDAADRRIVWVSITDLGRREAARGLKVRSDFFAEVLDHISAHNQQLLLYLMGKLVTPGNEIAPLEMSR; this comes from the coding sequence GTGAACTCCTTTGAATTTAGTAAAATATGGCACAAAATTCTCAAAGACTATAAGGTTCATATGGATACAAAGCTTGCTCCTACGCTTACTGACGCCCAACTGACCGTACTTGAGCTTGTTCAGGAACGGGGAGCAGCGAAGCCTTCTGACCTCGCCCCGCATCTGGCCACCAGCCCTGCGGCGGTTACCATGCTGCTCGACCGGATGGAGCGGGGCGGGCTGATTATCAGGGACAGGGATGCCGCCGACCGCCGGATCGTCTGGGTCAGCATCACCGATCTTGGAAGAAGGGAAGCAGCGCGGGGCCTTAAGGTCCGCAGCGATTTTTTTGCGGAAGTGCTGGACCATATCTCGGCCCACAACCAGCAGCTGCTGCTGTACTTGATGGGCAAGCTCGTAACCCCGGGGAATGAAATCGCTCCGCTGGAGATGAGCAGGTAA
- the gyrA gene encoding DNA gyrase subunit A: MSSLSEQFLPAFLEEVVGDRFGRYSKYIIQDRAIPDVRDGLKPVQRRILYAMYDSGNTPDKPYRKSAKTVGDVMGNYHPHGDSSIYEGMVRMAQPWKMGHVLVDGHGNWGSMDDDPAAAMRYTEARLSPIAMEMMRDIEKRTVLFKDNFDNTAKEPVVVPSRYPNLLVNGTSGISAGFATEIPPHNLRETIDACIAVMQKPEIELEEIMTFMKGPDFPTGGLIMGGDGIMDAYRSGKGRIYLRSKTEFENLRGGKQQIVITEIPFQVVKSRLVTAMENIRLEKKVEGIAEVRDESGREGLRIVVELKKEADAQGILAYLLKKTDLQITYNFNMVAIVNKAPQQLGLKSILEAYIAHQREVVTHRTQFDLERAEDRAHVLEGLVKALNILDEVIAAIKASKNRQDAQNNLVWMFGFSERQADSILTLQLYRLTNLEIRTLEKELEETQRKILTLRGILESDKKLVGVIRKELLEIRDKYGIDRRSAIQGEVEELKVSLEALVNAEDVLVALSADGYIKRTSMLSFTRSGGERNASGVKEGDYITRILDVNTRDSLLVFTGKGQYFLLPVHQIPEFKWKDPGTAIVNVIGLSKGDGIAGIIPVSNFEEPGRSLIFVTRKGQVKRTELKEYVTSRSGAIAACKVGAEDEVLTVMLSEGDQDLVLVTREGMSIRFRENEVNPMGRVAAGVKGIQLKEGDEVVACFRVTDDEGEILVLSDIGYGKRSLLLDYVPQSRGGKGVPTFEFKEGKRVRPNGSRIAGAFYCRETLELTAITREGEILSFSSEAAPIDERRSTGKLLVPVVKKDEIVSVQISVK; encoded by the coding sequence ATGAGCAGTTTATCCGAACAATTTTTGCCGGCATTTCTGGAGGAGGTCGTGGGCGACCGCTTCGGCCGGTATTCCAAATATATTATTCAGGACCGGGCCATTCCCGATGTCCGCGACGGGCTGAAGCCCGTTCAGCGCCGGATTCTGTATGCCATGTATGATTCGGGCAACACACCGGACAAGCCATACCGCAAGTCGGCCAAAACGGTCGGTGACGTCATGGGCAACTATCATCCTCATGGCGACTCGTCCATCTATGAAGGCATGGTAAGAATGGCGCAGCCTTGGAAAATGGGGCATGTGCTCGTCGACGGACACGGCAACTGGGGTTCGATGGACGACGACCCGGCAGCAGCCATGCGCTATACAGAGGCCCGGCTTTCGCCGATCGCCATGGAAATGATGCGCGATATCGAGAAGCGAACCGTGCTGTTCAAGGACAACTTCGACAATACGGCAAAGGAGCCGGTCGTCGTCCCTTCACGATATCCAAATTTGCTCGTAAACGGTACAAGCGGCATTTCGGCCGGTTTTGCTACTGAAATTCCGCCGCATAATTTGCGCGAGACGATTGACGCCTGCATTGCGGTTATGCAGAAGCCTGAGATCGAGCTCGAAGAAATCATGACCTTTATGAAAGGCCCGGATTTCCCGACTGGCGGGCTCATTATGGGCGGCGACGGGATTATGGACGCTTACCGTTCAGGCAAAGGACGCATTTATCTGCGCTCCAAGACGGAGTTTGAGAATTTACGCGGCGGCAAGCAGCAGATCGTCATCACCGAAATTCCATTTCAGGTGGTTAAATCCCGTCTCGTTACGGCGATGGAGAATATCCGTCTGGAGAAAAAGGTTGAGGGCATCGCCGAAGTGCGCGACGAGAGCGGCCGGGAGGGTCTGCGGATCGTCGTCGAGCTGAAGAAGGAGGCCGACGCGCAGGGGATTTTGGCATACCTGCTCAAGAAGACCGACCTGCAAATTACGTATAACTTCAACATGGTGGCCATCGTCAACAAAGCGCCGCAGCAGCTTGGCCTGAAATCCATTCTGGAAGCGTATATCGCTCATCAGCGGGAAGTGGTTACGCACCGGACCCAGTTCGATCTGGAGCGGGCGGAAGACCGGGCGCATGTTCTGGAAGGTCTGGTCAAAGCGCTCAATATTCTGGATGAAGTGATCGCTGCGATCAAAGCGTCCAAGAACCGCCAGGATGCCCAGAATAATCTCGTATGGATGTTTGGTTTCAGCGAAAGACAGGCGGATTCCATCCTGACACTCCAACTGTACCGACTGACCAATCTGGAAATTAGGACGCTGGAAAAAGAACTGGAGGAGACGCAGCGCAAGATCTTGACGCTGCGCGGAATTCTGGAGAGCGACAAGAAGCTGGTCGGCGTCATCCGCAAGGAGCTGCTGGAAATCCGCGACAAATACGGCATCGACCGCCGCTCCGCCATTCAGGGCGAGGTGGAAGAGCTTAAGGTCAGCCTCGAGGCGCTGGTAAATGCGGAGGATGTGCTTGTTGCGCTGTCGGCGGACGGCTATATCAAGCGGACGAGCATGCTGTCCTTCACCCGCTCCGGCGGCGAACGGAACGCGTCCGGAGTCAAGGAAGGCGACTATATCACCCGGATTCTCGACGTCAATACGCGGGACAGTCTGCTGGTGTTCACAGGCAAAGGACAGTATTTCCTGCTTCCTGTGCATCAGATTCCGGAATTCAAATGGAAGGACCCCGGCACCGCAATTGTCAATGTAATCGGTCTTTCCAAGGGAGACGGCATTGCCGGAATCATACCTGTCAGCAATTTCGAAGAGCCTGGCCGCAGCCTGATTTTTGTGACGCGCAAGGGGCAGGTGAAACGCACCGAGCTGAAGGAGTACGTCACCTCCCGCAGCGGAGCCATTGCCGCCTGCAAGGTAGGAGCCGAAGATGAGGTGCTTACGGTTATGCTAAGCGAAGGGGATCAGGATTTGGTCTTAGTCACCCGGGAAGGCATGAGCATCCGTTTCCGCGAGAACGAGGTGAACCCGATGGGCCGCGTGGCGGCTGGCGTCAAAGGCATTCAGCTGAAGGAAGGCGATGAGGTGGTTGCCTGCTTCCGGGTGACGGACGATGAAGGAGAGATTCTCGTTTTATCCGACATTGGTTATGGCAAACGCAGTCTGCTTCTGGATTATGTCCCGCAGAGCCGGGGCGGCAAGGGCGTGCCGACCTTTGAATTCAAGGAAGGCAAACGCGTCCGTCCGAACGGCAGCCGGATTGCCGGGGCATTCTACTGCAGGGAGACATTGGAATTGACGGCCATCACACGCGAAGGAGAGATCCTTAGCTTCTCCTCGGAGGCTGCGCCGATTGATGAACGACGTTCGACCGGCAAGCTTCTCGTCCCGGTTGTGAAGAAAGACGAAATCGTCAGCGTGCAAATTAGCGTGAAGTAG